Proteins co-encoded in one Cytophaga hutchinsonii ATCC 33406 genomic window:
- a CDS encoding O-antigen translocase produces the protein MNQIRNSFFSLISIFLNVAFGFVYNKIVSVYFGPIGLSLLTHYQNLVAFFMHIPQEGIHKAFINQLTQEEDSKKYTGKIIVHTVVWNVIIFLMQWVCLLVYMYWAESPLEELFVDWKASLLIGVSFFLFVLNLLASSWMVARHKLKRYAVYTFLLGITSVIGMFCCVYFNVSHSLYWIILAVTLSNFPVFIYMCLTVYRKFHYSWNDVKDLFDGKDYFMPLIIMGAVSLISGKLLDYIVREIAFDLIGPYETGLWQSAVKISQAFVFLCGAFLSTIFYPYASECIKDKSALHNYVKKFMLLYAPVTLIGVAAMFILKGLLFQILFSEEFIQADKYFLLILIGDWLRCLSWVGGYLLMASSDTRRFILFEIISGVVFILVFILGTDYFSWEVMAVANLIRYIVYSILMLFYYKRVWMLKESR, from the coding sequence ATGAATCAAATCCGGAACAGCTTTTTTTCTTTAATCAGTATCTTTTTAAACGTAGCCTTTGGGTTTGTCTACAATAAAATCGTATCTGTTTATTTTGGTCCGATCGGTTTATCCTTATTAACACACTATCAGAATTTAGTTGCCTTCTTCATGCACATTCCGCAGGAAGGAATTCATAAAGCGTTCATCAATCAGCTGACGCAGGAAGAGGACAGTAAAAAATATACAGGAAAAATTATTGTTCATACGGTTGTATGGAACGTTATTATATTTTTAATGCAATGGGTGTGTCTGCTTGTATACATGTATTGGGCCGAATCGCCGCTGGAAGAATTATTCGTTGACTGGAAAGCTTCTTTGCTGATCGGTGTTTCTTTTTTTCTTTTTGTATTGAATTTACTGGCATCTTCGTGGATGGTAGCACGCCATAAGCTGAAACGCTATGCCGTTTATACTTTTTTATTGGGCATTACATCGGTGATTGGTATGTTCTGTTGTGTATACTTTAATGTTTCACATTCTTTATACTGGATTATTTTAGCCGTTACGTTATCGAACTTTCCGGTGTTCATATACATGTGCCTTACCGTTTACAGAAAGTTTCATTACTCCTGGAACGATGTAAAAGATCTGTTTGATGGTAAGGATTATTTTATGCCGCTTATCATCATGGGGGCTGTATCGCTCATTTCCGGCAAGTTGCTGGATTATATTGTTCGTGAAATTGCCTTTGATTTAATCGGTCCGTATGAAACCGGCTTGTGGCAATCGGCGGTGAAGATCTCACAAGCGTTTGTATTTTTATGTGGTGCATTTCTATCAACCATCTTTTATCCGTATGCATCAGAGTGCATTAAAGATAAATCAGCCTTACATAATTATGTGAAAAAGTTTATGCTGCTGTATGCTCCTGTTACATTGATTGGTGTAGCAGCGATGTTTATACTGAAAGGATTATTATTTCAGATTTTATTTTCAGAAGAATTCATACAGGCAGATAAATACTTCTTATTGATCCTGATCGGCGATTGGCTGCGTTGTTTGTCGTGGGTAGGCGGCTATTTGCTGATGGCTTCTTCCGATACGCGTCGTTTTATTTTATTTGAAATTATTTCCGGTGTCGTATTTATTCTTGTCTTTATTTTAGGAACGGATTATTTTAGCTGGGAAGTAATGGCGGTGGCAAACCTGATCCGTTACATCGTCTATTCAATACTGATGCTTTTTTATTATAAACGTGTATGGATGCTGAAAGAGAGCCGCTAG
- a CDS encoding glycosyltransferase family 2 protein: MDAEREPLVTIIGLSYNHAPYIKAALISLFNQSYSNIEIILVDDASTDGSAAIIQELIQGKNIVFIQNHINQGNCISFNSALKIAKGKYIVDFALDDILYPDRIKKQVNVLEAAADNVGVVFTNVDIMDKKGNLLQTHYPAYYHPLHRTAIPEGEVFEAVLSRYYINPVSMLARRTVFDKLNGYDEQLAYEDFDFWIRSSRLFNYVYLPEILSAKRLTPDSLSGLFYKKNQERMFASTLVVCKKAWWLCSTESEKKALVVRCRYETRQALNYGYGKIVKEYLTVLKEVDPYYYLYAPVAWVLLSVKKYI; the protein is encoded by the coding sequence ATGGATGCTGAAAGAGAGCCGCTAGTCACCATCATTGGTTTAAGTTACAATCACGCTCCTTATATAAAAGCTGCTTTAATCTCTCTATTTAATCAGTCGTATTCCAACATAGAAATTATTCTGGTAGATGATGCAAGCACCGATGGAAGTGCTGCTATTATTCAGGAATTGATTCAGGGAAAGAATATTGTTTTCATTCAAAACCATATCAATCAGGGTAATTGTATTTCGTTCAACAGCGCTTTGAAAATAGCGAAGGGGAAATATATTGTTGATTTTGCTTTAGACGACATATTGTATCCGGATCGAATCAAAAAACAAGTTAACGTATTAGAAGCGGCAGCTGATAACGTTGGCGTGGTGTTTACCAATGTTGATATTATGGATAAAAAAGGCAATCTGCTTCAAACGCATTATCCGGCGTATTATCATCCTTTGCATAGAACAGCCATTCCGGAAGGTGAGGTGTTTGAAGCTGTATTGAGCAGGTATTACATCAATCCGGTGAGCATGCTGGCTCGCAGAACTGTTTTCGATAAACTGAATGGATACGATGAACAGTTAGCCTATGAAGACTTTGATTTCTGGATCCGTTCGTCCAGACTTTTTAACTATGTGTATTTGCCGGAAATCTTATCTGCCAAACGCCTTACGCCGGATTCGTTATCCGGTTTGTTTTATAAAAAAAACCAGGAACGCATGTTTGCTTCTACGCTGGTGGTTTGTAAAAAGGCATGGTGGCTATGTTCTACCGAATCAGAAAAGAAAGCTCTTGTAGTACGTTGCCGCTATGAGACCAGACAGGCGCTTAACTATGGCTATGGAAAGATTGTTAAAGAATATTTAACGGTACTGAAAGAAGTTGATCCGTACTATTATTTGTATGCTCCTGTGGCATGGGTGTTGCTGTCAGTTAAAAAATACATCTAA